AGCGGGACCCGCGGAAGCCAGCCGGCGACGCCGAGCAGCGCGAGCACGAGCACGAGCTGGGCCGTCCCGGTCGCGAAGTACAGATCCTGCAGGAAGGACGATCCGGCGATCATGGCCGTCTCGACGTAGATCCAGATCATGACGCCGAACCCGGCGACGGCCGTCCACAGGAGCGCCGACTCGCGCCTCGCCAGCAGGAGGACGGTCGCGAGGGTCTGCGTGCCGCCCAGGACGAGGAGCAGGATGAGCCCCGGGATCAGGAACGACGTGAAGACCCCCGAGTCGAGGAACGTCGTCGGCATGCCGAGCCCGTTGGTCGCGAGGAGGCCGATCCCGCCCGCGAGCGCAGACACGGCCTGAAACGCGGTGACGCCGACGAGCGACCAGTACGCCACCGATCGGATGCGTCGAATCCGGATGCCGGGGACAGTCGAGGCCGTCGGCACGGGCGCTGCCGCCCTCGCGCTCGTGGTCATGGCGCTTCCTTTCGTCCGATCCAGTACACGCCGGCGTCGCCTCCGCGAAGAGGGCGAAAGTCCCGCGGGTATCTGGCGGAGGATGCGGGAGCGCAGGACAATGGAGTCGTCATCGCGACGGGCGATGGCGCAGGACGTGAGCGAGGCCGACGAATGCCCGAGACTCCAGCGATGCTGCCGTCCGACCTGCCGGTCGAGGTGGCTCTGGACCGCGCGACGGGACCCCGCCGCGCCGAGGCCGAGGAGCTCCTCACGCTCTACCGCGAGCTCACGGGCGAGGAGCCCGTCGTCTGGGCCGGTCGCATCATCGGTTTCGGCGAGCACGAGTACCAGTACGAGTCTGGCTGGAGTGGCCGGTCCCCCCTGCTGTCGTTCGCGCCCGGCGCGAAGCACCACACGATCTATCTCGCGCATGACTTCTCCGAACGGTGGCCCGAACTCACCGCGCGGCTGGGGCCGCACCGGGCCAGCAAGGTCTGCCTCTACCTCACTCGACTCACGGCGGTCGATCGGGACGCCCTCCGGACGCTCCTCGAGAACACGCTCGCCGAGGCGAGGGCGCACGCGCGCTGACGCATGTACCGCCACCGGACTGCGCACCGATCGGTCAGGATCGGAGAAGCGTCCGGTCGCTCGGTCGCCGTACCGTGGCATCCGTGCAGGATATGCCTGCCGACGGAAGGAGGACGGGATGGCCGGCGGACTGTCCAAGGGGGAACGCGACGCCGTCAAGCAGCGCGCGAAGGAACTTCGAGCCCAGGAGAAGGCGGGGAAGAACCGCGAGGCCGGCACGAAGGCCGTCCTCGAAGCGATCGCGGCGCTGGGAGACGACGACAGGGCGCTCGCCGAGGGCCTCCACGACATCGTGTCGGACGTCGCACCGCACCTCGTCCCGAAGACCTATTACGGGATGCCGGGATACGCGAACTCCGACGGCAAGATCGTCGTCTTCCTGCAGCCCGCGGGCAAGTTCAAGACCCGCTACTCGACGGTGGGTTTCGAGGGGACGGCCCAGCTCGACGACGGCGACATGTGGCCGACCGCGTTCGCTCTGCTGAAGCTCACGCCGGCGACGAAGAAGCAGCTCACGGAGCTCGTACGTCGCGCCGCTCCCGCGGACGCGGATGCCGCGGCATCCTGACGGCAGTCCGGGTCACGGCGCGATTCCCCCTCGCGACGCAGCGCGTCGGGGGCACAGTGGCGACCTGAGTCCCTGGTCGGCGTGACTCGGAACCCCGAGTGTGGAAGGGGCCGCGAAAGTGGCCGTCTTCACAGAAGGGGAACACCGTCATGTCCAATCCAGAACCCGTCCGCACGAGCGAGGCGTCGCCCGCTCCGCGCCCGGCGCCGTCGTCCGTGCCCCTGTCGGCACCGCTGTACGGAACGACGCCCGGACCAGCGTGGTCACGATTCTGGCGGAAGTACGCCACGTTCGACGGGCGCGCCAGCCGAAGCGAGTTCTGGTGGGCGTGCCTCGTCCTCGCTGTCATTCACGCTTTCGTGGTCGCCATCGCGTACGTCATCGCGGGCATCGACGCCCAGCCGGCGGGAATCATGGGCGCCACGGCGATCTACGGGGTGCTGGGTCTGTGGGGGCTCGTCATCCTGATTCCGTCCCTTGCGGTGGCGGCACGCAGGCTGCACGACGCGAACCTCAGCGGCGCGTGGCTGTTCGTCCTTCTGGTTCCCGTTGTCGGATTGATCATCCTGATCTTCCTGCTCGCGCGTGAATCCCGCCCCGAGGGAGCACACTTCGACCGCGGCACGGCCTAGGCGACCCCGCGGTTAGACTCGTCCGGATCCAGCGAGCAGAGCGAGGGAAACGGACAGCGACATGACGCGGCGGGAACGAAAGA
This genomic stretch from Microbacterium sp. SLBN-146 harbors:
- a CDS encoding iron chaperone, whose amino-acid sequence is MAGGLSKGERDAVKQRAKELRAQEKAGKNREAGTKAVLEAIAALGDDDRALAEGLHDIVSDVAPHLVPKTYYGMPGYANSDGKIVVFLQPAGKFKTRYSTVGFEGTAQLDDGDMWPTAFALLKLTPATKKQLTELVRRAAPADADAAAS
- a CDS encoding DUF805 domain-containing protein, yielding MSNPEPVRTSEASPAPRPAPSSVPLSAPLYGTTPGPAWSRFWRKYATFDGRASRSEFWWACLVLAVIHAFVVAIAYVIAGIDAQPAGIMGATAIYGVLGLWGLVILIPSLAVAARRLHDANLSGAWLFVLLVPVVGLIILIFLLARESRPEGAHFDRGTA
- a CDS encoding DUF1801 domain-containing protein, coding for MLPSDLPVEVALDRATGPRRAEAEELLTLYRELTGEEPVVWAGRIIGFGEHEYQYESGWSGRSPLLSFAPGAKHHTIYLAHDFSERWPELTARLGPHRASKVCLYLTRLTAVDRDALRTLLENTLAEARAHAR